From the Bacillus sp. Marseille-P3661 genome, the window ACAACCTCCGCTGATTTTTTTGTTCAAATTCATGAATACGCTTTCACTTTCTTGTTTAGCTAGGCTTGAATAAGCTTTACTGTTCTAATTGTATAGGATGTATTTTTGTAGGCTTGATGTAGTCCATTTTTGTAAATGCTTTCTTTAGAAACGGTCTTAAGACGAACGAGTATTTCTGTTTCCTTCGCAAGAGGTGAAATGGAAAGTGTAATCGTTTCCTGATCAAGCCAATTTGCTATGATAAGTTCATGATTTGTAAAGGGGAATTTCTGTGGAAAGCCCTTCCGAAAGAAAGGATATTCATTTGCTTTGTCTACTCCGGGTTCGTTTAAACAAATATAAAGTGAAAGGTTATCACATAACTTTAGCATGTTCAGGTGATAGCCTAACTTCGTTTCGTTTTCTGTGTTTCTATTGATTTCAAGCTCTGTTTTCAACTTTTGCTGCCGAAGCATTTCTGTGGCTGTAAAATCCTTACTGATTGGATCTCTCAAATGGTAGAGGAAAGAGGCGAAATGCAGGCTACAGAGAAGACCGGCGTATTTATTCATTTGTTCCACTTCAGAAATTCCGTTACGATAACACTCAATCTTTGGTTCCAGCGGATAATTTAAAAAGGTATATGGACTTTGAAGGGAAGGATCCCATAAAGGTTCTTTATCTAAAGGTATCCATCCTCGGTCATGTTCTTTTATTGCCAACACGACTGCTTCCTTTTTCTCTAATCCTAAGAAGTGAGCATCGTTCCAATTTTCTGCTATTTCACCTGAAATCAAGGCATGGTCATGTTGAGTTACCATAATAAAAGCTTGTGATTGCTCGACAACGATCATCTGTTCAACCCCCCTTTTAGAACACTTCCTAAAGAAATATAAATAGGTTTATTTCAGTATATAGTCCAATTTTATGTTTTGTACCTTAAATGAATGATTTTATTGTAGGCTTTCTAAAAAGAATTAAAGACTGTTTTGTTCCTTTCTTCGTTATGTACAGGGTACTGACATCTTAACAAACGACAGCATTTTATTTTTAGAGAATAGTAATATCCTGTTAGGGGAATTGATTTTTCATAGGGTACCTTAGTTAAAAGGTTTTATCTTAAACTGATTTTTTATGTAATTTTAGCCAATTGTCTAAATGGTCTTACAATTAAAATTATTTGATGATATTATTTTGATAAAACATTAAAAGAATTCTGAAAAAGGAGGGCATAAAGATGCCACAGATGCTTGCTTTAGTCATTTTACTATTTATTTTATTTATCGGTGAATTTATTTCAATTCGAACAAAGGCATGGGTGCCTTCCGTATTCATTTGTGCGGTACTGTTTTTGTTAGGTTATTGGACATTCTTTCCGCAAGACATAGTCGCCATTGCTGGTATTCCGCCGGTTGTTGCAAATATGATGGTGTTTTTGTTAATTGTAAATATGGGAACATTACTTTCCGTTAAAGAACTAGCTAACCAATGGAAGACAATCTTGATTTCTTTAGCTGGTATAATAGGTATTATTGCTATACTATTTGGTATCGGTACACTGATTTTTGATGTTCAAACAATGATTGTTGCTATACCACCTTTAGTTGGCGGTGTTGTATCGGCTTTGATTATGTCTGAAGGTGCAGCCGAAGCAGGTCTTACAACTTTATCTGTTTTTGCGATCGTAATTTATGTCATGCAAGGTTTTGCAGGTTATCCGTTAACATCTATTTTCTTGAAAAAAGAAGGAAAAAGGCTTTTAGATCAATATCGAAAAGGTCAATTGCAATTAATAGAGACTAATGAGGTAGCGGCAACGTCAGAACATACAAATGAACTTAAGTTATTTAAAAATCTACCTGAAAAATATAATACGGAATACTTTAAGTTTTTAAGACTAGGAATCGTTGGTTTTCTTGCTTATCTTGTTTCAGCATTATTAGCACCAATTGTAACTGTCAATGCACTTGTTTTATGTTTACTGTTCGGTGTTATTGCTAAAAGTATCGGATTTTTGGAAAAACAGACTTTACACAAGGCAAACGGGTTTGGCTTAGCTATCATGGCACTAATGTTATTTATTTTTGACGGTTTAAAAAAGGCAACACCAGAGATGATGGTTGAAATTCTATTTCCACTTGTTGTTTGTATTATTTTAGCTATAATCGGAATGTATATCTTCTCTTTGATAGCTGCAAAGATATTGAAAGTGAGTAAAGATATGGCCTTTGCGATTTCTTTAACTGCCCTATATGGCTTTCCAGCTGATTATATTATCACAGTTGAAGTCATCAATTCTTTATCAACCGACGAAAAAGAAAAAGAAGTATTGACAAGTCATATGTTACCGCCGATGCTAGTAGGTGGGTTTATTTCAGTGACGATTGTATCGGTTATCTTGGCCGGAATTTTCTTAACATTCTTGTAATAGGAGGAATTTGTTTTGAGTATTGCTGAACAAATAGAAAAACAAATAAATGATCTAAGTCAATATACTGCCACACCTGGTAAAGGCACGACACGATTTACGTATAGTAAGGAAGATTTACTGACTAGAAATTATCTTAAAGAAAAAATGAAAGAATATGGTCTTACCGTTACTGAAGATGGTTTAGGAAATATTTTTGGCAAGCTTGAGGGCACATTGGAAGGTGCCCCAAGTGTATTGATTGGCTCCCACTTTGATTCGGTACCAAATGGAGGAGCATATGATGGACCTGCTGGTATTATTGTGGCTCTTGAAGTGGCTCGTCTTTTTCATGAAAATCAATTGACTCCTAAGTATCCAATCGAAATAGTCGCTCTTATTGAAGAAGAGGGATCTCGATACGGTGGCGGCTTAATGGGATCACGTGGAATGGTCGGTTCACTAAGCGAAGAAGATTTTAGAAATTTAAAGGATCGAGACGGAATGACGACAGTCGAAGCAATGGAGAAAATAGGACTCGATTCTTCACTTCCAAAGAGAAGAGATCCTCGTACAATCAAAGCGTTTCTTGAATTGCATATTGAACAAGGGCCAATTCTTGAAGAAAAAAATATACCCATTGGCATCGTAGAAGCGATTGTTGGCTTAACTCAATTTGAAGTAACAATTGAAGGAAAGGCAGGACATGCAGGTACAACACCAATGGAACATCGTGCGGATGCATTGGTCGCAGCTGCCAATATAATTGCTCAATTACCAAACTTAGCTGTTGAGGAAGGGGAAGGAACGGTTATTACAACTGGGCGTCTCCAAGTCTTTCCGAATGGAGCTAATGTCATTCCTGATAAAGTTGTTTTTACAGTCGACCTTCGCTCAGGCAAGGAAGAACACATACAAAATGTCATCAAGAAAATGAATGATTTAATTCAAAGCTTTGATCATCAAGGAGTTCGTACTTCTGTTGAACAGCGCTTATATATGCAGCCTAAAAGTATGAATGAAGAAATTAAAGCGCTATTTAAAGATGCCAGTTCAAAATTAGACATCCCGTTCTGTTCGATTAATAGCGGTGCAGGTCATGATGCAATGGTTTTTTCTGACGTAACCAATGTTGGTATGATTTTTGTTCCTAGTAAAGACGGACTGAGCCATTGTCCGGAAGAATGGTCTGATTCACAACATCTGGCAAACGGTGTACAAATATTTTTTGAAGCTGTTAAAAGATTAACGGAGGTTTAAAAAATGATCTATGAAAAAATTAAAGGAGCGATTCAAGATTATCGTGAAGAACTAATAGAAATCCGAAGAAAATTGCATAGTGAACCAGAATTATCTTGGGAAGAAATACAAACAACAGCTTATGTTTGTGAATATTTAGAAACATTAGGCATTAACTACCGAAAAACAGAACCAACTGGTGTCATTGCGGAAATTCAAGGTGGTAAGCAAGGGAAGACAGTTGCGCTAAGGGCAGACATGGATGCTTTGTCAGTAGAAGAATTAAATGATGATTTATCTTATGCATCGAAAATAGCTGGGAAAATGCATGCCTGTGGACATGATGCACACACTTCAATGTTGCTTATTGCAGCGAAGGCATTGAATGATATAAAAGAAGAATTACCTGGTAATGTACGTCTTATATTTCAACCAGCTGAAGAGGTAGCAACTGGAGCAAAAGAAATGGTAAAACAAGGAGCTGTTGAGGGGGTCGACCATGTATTCGGCATGCATATATGGTCACAAATGCCAACCCATAAAGTTTCATGTAATCCCGGTCCTTCGTTTGCTTCGGCAGATATCTTTAAAGTTACATTCAAAGGCAGGGGAGGACATGGTGCAATGCCGCAGGATTGCATTGATACAGCTGTTGTCGCTTCTTCTTTTGTAATGAATGTTCAATCAGTTGTTTCAAGAACGATCGATCCGCAAAAACCGGCTGTTTTAACGGTTGGTAAAATGGTAGTTGGGACTCGGTTCAATGTTATAGCAGAAAATGCCCACATCGAAGGAACAGTTCGTTGTTTTGATCCTGAAACGCGTGATCATATTGAAAGACAACTACAGGTTTATGCTGAAAATGTAGCGAATACGTATGGCGCTAGTGCAGAAGTGGAATACATCCGTGGTACACAAGCGGTTGTAAATGATGAATATAGTGCTAGGTTAGTGCAAAAAGTGGCGCTTGCAGCATTTGGTGAAGATGTTCTTTATCATGAAAAACCGACAATGGGCGGCGAAGATTTTAGTTTTTATTTGGATGAAGTCCCAGGCAGCTTTGCATTAGTGGGAGCCGGCAATCCTGAAAAGGACACCGAATGGGCGCATCACCATGGAAAATTCAATATTGATGAAGAGGCTCTGGCTACCGGGGCAGAACTATATGCCCAATTTGCATGGGCGTTCTTGAATGAATAAGTAAGAAGCAGGAGAAAACAGACTTTCTCTTGCTTCTTTAGTTATTGCAGTAATTTTGATGAGCCATTTATCGATATTTTGCAGCCTTTTTATAACAAAGTACATACTAGTTAAAAACCTATCCGACCTTATGGTACAATCGTATAATATGATAGGTACCTCAAAAGGTCAGTTAAGCCTTTTATAAAGTATGACATTAAGCACAACTGCGGTGTATAAAGGATCCTTAAGAGAGGAGAAAAGCATTGAACATATATTTAAATCAAAAAATTATTCAAGAAATGTGTGGAGCGGTCTCCTTCAAAAGAGGAGATTCTTTTTATCGTGGCAATAAAGTAACATTTGAACAGTATGATCAAGATGTTTGTCATGCAACCGTTACAGGAGCGGAAGAATTTTATGTTACGGTTGAGAAGGATAGAAACGGTAAAATTCGAACGAAGTGCAGCTGTCCCAAGCTAGTTTCTTTTGAAAAAGATTGTCAGCATATCGCAGCCGTTTTGATTGCTATTTCCGACCATCAACTTCAAGGAACAGCTCCAATTGCTTCAGGCAATAATACCCAAGAGCTAACAGAAGGCTTGTTGAAACTGTTTAATGAACAAACATATAGATCAAGTGGTCATCAAAGTCACTTTGAAAATAGGTTTGTATTGGATGTAAGGTTTACATGTAGGCCGCTTAGCATCGGCATGGAAATCCAAATGTTTTGTATAGAAATGGAGATAGGTGGGACAAAGGTTCAAAACATCAGAGATTTTCTTGAACATGTCAAAGCTGGGAAACCATTCTCACTTTCTTATTCTGTGATTTATGATCAACGTCTTCATTGCTTTCAAAATGAAAATGATGTCGTGATGCAACAGCTTATCCAAGTCATGTATGATGAAAAAGTTTATATGAAAGACAGTTCCTATATGGATTCAATTGATTATCAATCCTTGCTTGTTCCACCTTCTTCTTGGGAACAGCTATTACCTATGCTTACTGCCGCACCTGATGTATGGTTGGCGTATGGAGATATTTTTTGTAAAGGAATTAACAGCACATCTAAAACGCTTCCGCTACGTTTTAACTTTTCTGAAACAGATGATAACGACTA encodes:
- a CDS encoding DUF3891 family protein; amino-acid sequence: MIVVEQSQAFIMVTQHDHALISGEIAENWNDAHFLGLEKKEAVVLAIKEHDRGWIPLDKEPLWDPSLQSPYTFLNYPLEPKIECYRNGISEVEQMNKYAGLLCSLHFASFLYHLRDPISKDFTATEMLRQQKLKTELEINRNTENETKLGYHLNMLKLCDNLSLYICLNEPGVDKANEYPFFRKGFPQKFPFTNHELIIANWLDQETITLSISPLAKETEILVRLKTVSKESIYKNGLHQAYKNTSYTIRTVKLIQA
- a CDS encoding Zn-dependent hydrolase, giving the protein MSIAEQIEKQINDLSQYTATPGKGTTRFTYSKEDLLTRNYLKEKMKEYGLTVTEDGLGNIFGKLEGTLEGAPSVLIGSHFDSVPNGGAYDGPAGIIVALEVARLFHENQLTPKYPIEIVALIEEEGSRYGGGLMGSRGMVGSLSEEDFRNLKDRDGMTTVEAMEKIGLDSSLPKRRDPRTIKAFLELHIEQGPILEEKNIPIGIVEAIVGLTQFEVTIEGKAGHAGTTPMEHRADALVAAANIIAQLPNLAVEEGEGTVITTGRLQVFPNGANVIPDKVVFTVDLRSGKEEHIQNVIKKMNDLIQSFDHQGVRTSVEQRLYMQPKSMNEEIKALFKDASSKLDIPFCSINSGAGHDAMVFSDVTNVGMIFVPSKDGLSHCPEEWSDSQHLANGVQIFFEAVKRLTEV
- a CDS encoding amidohydrolase; this encodes MIYEKIKGAIQDYREELIEIRRKLHSEPELSWEEIQTTAYVCEYLETLGINYRKTEPTGVIAEIQGGKQGKTVALRADMDALSVEELNDDLSYASKIAGKMHACGHDAHTSMLLIAAKALNDIKEELPGNVRLIFQPAEEVATGAKEMVKQGAVEGVDHVFGMHIWSQMPTHKVSCNPGPSFASADIFKVTFKGRGGHGAMPQDCIDTAVVASSFVMNVQSVVSRTIDPQKPAVLTVGKMVVGTRFNVIAENAHIEGTVRCFDPETRDHIERQLQVYAENVANTYGASAEVEYIRGTQAVVNDEYSARLVQKVALAAFGEDVLYHEKPTMGGEDFSFYLDEVPGSFALVGAGNPEKDTEWAHHHGKFNIDEEALATGAELYAQFAWAFLNE